TTAGCATGGGACGAAGAAAGAAAATGGTCGAGCGTGTGACAACGCTCATGAACGATCCGCAGAGGATCAGAAACATAGGAATCGTTGCACACATTGACCACGGTAAAACCACATTATCGGACAACCTGTTAGCAGGCGCAGGCATGATTTCCAAGGAACTTGCCGGAAGACAGCTATTCATGGACTCCGATGAAGAGGAACAGGCAAGAGGTATTACAATTGATGCCTCCAACGTTTCCATGGTTCACACATTCGATAATGAAGACTACCTGATCAACCTTATAGACACACCGGGTCACGTTGACTTCGGTGGAGACGTTACCCGTGCCATGAGAGCAGTAGACGGTGCGGTAGTGGTAGTTGACGCAGTAGAAGGCACTATGCCCCAGACCGAGACTGTGCTGAGGCAGGCTCTCAGGGAACACGTAAGGCCCGTGCTTTTCGTTAACAAGGTAGACAGGCTCATCAATGAGCTGCAGGTCGATTCCCAGGAAATGCAGGTCCGCCTCGGAAAGGTCATTGACCACGTTAACAAACTCATCAAGAACATGAACCCCGAAAAGTTCAAGGCAGGCTGGAAAGTAGATGCTGCAGCCGGAACCGTAGCTTTCGGGTCAGCCCTTTACAACTGGGCAATCAGCGTTCCTATGATGAAGAAGACCGGGGTTTCCTTTAATGATGTATATGAATACTGTAAAGCCGGAGATATGAAGACCCTGGCAGAAAAGTGCCCTCTGCACGAAGCTGTCCTTGACATGGTTATTCACTTCCTGCCAAACCCTCTTGTAGCTCAGCAGGGAAGAGTGAAGGTCATCTGGCACGGAGACGAGAACTCCGAGGTCGGAAAGTCCATGACCCATGCACATGCAGATGGAGACCTCGCATTCATGGTAACCGACATTTCCGTTGACCCCCACGCAGGAGAAGTCGCAACAGGAAGGCTGTTCAGCGGATCTCTTACCCGTGGTATGGAAGTTTACACCTCAGGGACTGCAAAGAAGAGCAGAGTCCAGCAGGTAGGCATCTTCATGGGTCCGGAAAGGCTTGAAGTGGACAAGATCCCTGCAGGAAACATTGCTGCAGTTACCGGATTAAAGGACGCAATCGTAGGTTCCACCGTAACAACTCTTGACGGAATGACTCCTTTCGAAAGCATCAGGCACGTAAGCGAACCTGTGGTGACAGTGGCTGTAGAAGCAAAACACACCAAAGACCTCCCCAAGCTTATTGAGGTTCTCAGGCAGGTAGCAAAGGAAGACCCGACTCTCCAGATTACTCTGGACGAGGAAACCGGGGAACACCTGATGGCAGGTATGGGTGAACTTCACCTTGAAGTCATTGCCCACAGGATCGAAAGGGACAAGAACGTGGAAATCACCACAAGCAAGCCTATTGTCGTTTACCGGGAAACAATAAAGAAGAAGACTGAACCCATTGAAGGGAAGTCTCCGAACAGGCACAACAGATTCTATATCTCTGTTGAGCCCCTTGACCTCGAGATTGTCAGCGCAATCAAGGAAGGGGAAATCACTATGAACATGCCTGAACTTGAGAGGAGACAGAAACTTATTGAGCTCGGCATGGACAAAGAACAGGCAAAAGGCATTGCCGGCATCTTCAATTCCAATATCTTCATCGATCAGACCAAAGGTATCCAGTACCTTAATGAAACCATGGAACTGGTGCTTGACGGGTTTGAAGAGGTTATGCGTGCAGGCCCGCTTACCAGGGAACCTGTGGCTAATGTAAAATGCGTACTTGTAGATGCAAAGCTCCACGAAGACGCAATCCACAGAGGTCCTGCTCAGATTATCCCTGCATCAAGGCAGGCAATCCAGGCTGGTATGCTCATGGCAGAGGACAGCCTTCTTGAACCTTACCAGAAGGTCTTTGTCCAGGTACCCCAGCTCCTTATGGGTGGTGCAACAAAGGAACTTCAGGGCCGCCGTGGTGTTATCCTTAACATGACCACAGAGGGAGACCTGGCAATTATCGAAGCAAGAGTACCTGTGGCTGAGATGTTCGGATTTGCCGGAGAGATAAGGTCAGCAACCGAAGGACGTGCCATGTGGAGCACTGAGTTCGGAGGCTTTGACGTTGTGCCGTCAAGCATCCTGACCGAAATTGTTGGCCAGATCAGAGAAAGGAAGGGTCTGAAGAAGGATCTTCCCAAAGCTTCTGACTACCTTTCAATGTAAGCGGAACTATTTTCCGCTTCACCTTATTCAGGCATAAACCGGATCACAAACTTTCCTGTCCGTTCACAGGAGAAAGATAAGGATGTCTTCAAAGAGAAGAGTCCAGAAATCTTTTGATGGTTAAGTCGATGGGAAAGGTTTAAAACAAGGTATGCCTATAATGGGGAAAACAGTCCAGGCCGCTGGAAATTCAAATCAATTTGACCCGATAAATGTTCGAATCGGGAAATTTTAAGTAATGGTTGAAAGAAGACCGGAGAAGGTCTGATCATTACGAGATCTGCCCTAATATTAATATACTATGATTAGATATAGCATTGAAACTCATCCAGAATTTATAAAGGAGAATAATAAATGGCAGCAGACAAACCGCACATGAATTTAGCAGTGATTGGTCACATTGACCACGGAAAGTCAACATTCGTAGGACGTTTAATGTATGATGCAGGAGCTGTACCTGCTCACATTATCGAGAAGTACAAGGAAGAAGCAAAACAGAAAGGTAAGGAATCCTTCGCTTTTGCATGGGTTATGGACTCTCTTAAGGAAGAGCGTGAAAGAGGTATCACAATCGACATCGCTCACAAGAGATTCGACACAGACAAGTTCTACTTTACAGTCGTGGACTGCCCTGGCCACCGTGACTTCGTTAAGAACATGATTACAGGCGCTTCCCAGGCTGATGCAGCTGTTCTCGTTGTCGCAGCCCCTGATGGTGTCATGGCCCAGACCAAGGAACACATCTTCCTTTCCAGGACACTCGGCATCAACCAGCTTATTGTTGCAATCAACAAGATGGACGCAGTAGACTACAGCGAAGCAAGGTACAAGGAAGTCGTTGAGCAGGTATCCGGTATCCTTAAGATGATCGGGTTCAAGCCAAGCGAAATCCCCTTCATCCCGACCTCTGCATTCCACGGTGACAACATCCTGAAGCTCAGCGACAAGACTCCCTGGTACAAGGGCCCGGCAATCATGGAAGCCCTCAACAGCCTTAAGGAGCCTGAAAAGCCGTCCACTCTCCCTCTCAGGATCCCTGTCGAAGACGCATACACTATCTCCGGTATCGGAACTGTGCCTGTAGGCAGAGTTGAAACCGGTGTTATGAAGAAGGGTGACAAGGTAGTCTTCATGCCCGGCGGAGCCGGCGGTGAAGTTAAGTCCATTGAAATGCACCATGAAGAAATTCCACAGGCAACCCCTGGAGACAACATCGGCTGGAACGTCCGTGGTATCGGAAAGAACGACGTCCGCAGAGGAGACGTTTGTGGCCATGCTGACAACCCACCAAAGGTAGCTGACGAGTTTGTCGGACAGATCGTGGTCCTTCAGCACCCCTCAGCAATCACTGC
This window of the Methanosarcina mazei S-6 genome carries:
- the tuf gene encoding translation elongation factor EF-1 subunit alpha; translation: MAADKPHMNLAVIGHIDHGKSTFVGRLMYDAGAVPAHIIEKYKEEAKQKGKESFAFAWVMDSLKEERERGITIDIAHKRFDTDKFYFTVVDCPGHRDFVKNMITGASQADAAVLVVAAPDGVMAQTKEHIFLSRTLGINQLIVAINKMDAVDYSEARYKEVVEQVSGILKMIGFKPSEIPFIPTSAFHGDNILKLSDKTPWYKGPAIMEALNSLKEPEKPSTLPLRIPVEDAYTISGIGTVPVGRVETGVMKKGDKVVFMPGGAGGEVKSIEMHHEEIPQATPGDNIGWNVRGIGKNDVRRGDVCGHADNPPKVADEFVGQIVVLQHPSAITAGYTPVFHAHTSQIACQLIALNKKLDPKTGQVKEENPTFLKAGDAAIVTIKPTKPMVIEPVKEIPQLGRFAIRDMGMTIAAGMCMSVKQK
- a CDS encoding elongation factor EF-2; translation: MGRRKKMVERVTTLMNDPQRIRNIGIVAHIDHGKTTLSDNLLAGAGMISKELAGRQLFMDSDEEEQARGITIDASNVSMVHTFDNEDYLINLIDTPGHVDFGGDVTRAMRAVDGAVVVVDAVEGTMPQTETVLRQALREHVRPVLFVNKVDRLINELQVDSQEMQVRLGKVIDHVNKLIKNMNPEKFKAGWKVDAAAGTVAFGSALYNWAISVPMMKKTGVSFNDVYEYCKAGDMKTLAEKCPLHEAVLDMVIHFLPNPLVAQQGRVKVIWHGDENSEVGKSMTHAHADGDLAFMVTDISVDPHAGEVATGRLFSGSLTRGMEVYTSGTAKKSRVQQVGIFMGPERLEVDKIPAGNIAAVTGLKDAIVGSTVTTLDGMTPFESIRHVSEPVVTVAVEAKHTKDLPKLIEVLRQVAKEDPTLQITLDEETGEHLMAGMGELHLEVIAHRIERDKNVEITTSKPIVVYRETIKKKTEPIEGKSPNRHNRFYISVEPLDLEIVSAIKEGEITMNMPELERRQKLIELGMDKEQAKGIAGIFNSNIFIDQTKGIQYLNETMELVLDGFEEVMRAGPLTREPVANVKCVLVDAKLHEDAIHRGPAQIIPASRQAIQAGMLMAEDSLLEPYQKVFVQVPQLLMGGATKELQGRRGVILNMTTEGDLAIIEARVPVAEMFGFAGEIRSATEGRAMWSTEFGGFDVVPSSILTEIVGQIRERKGLKKDLPKASDYLSM